One genomic segment of Brassica napus cultivar Da-Ae chromosome A3, Da-Ae, whole genome shotgun sequence includes these proteins:
- the LOC106434062 gene encoding F-box/FBD/LRR-repeat protein At5g18770-like — MEEELFDKSLKRYLIRLGVYSSSVREEEEGVVIRMEDMISSLPEPLLCHILNFLTTEQAVRTSVLSSRWRHIWKLVPRLELDRADFRDNRDCTYFIDKFLAFQGKPYLREFKLTIDQGVFGFAVSRYDSCLGRVLDMRRLERFQVENKFGRGAFYDFRTQLTLSVCEALVCLKLHFVRLNEFESLSLPCLKIMFLEDVVMPCDAAAEELISCSPVLEVLKICLALSLKSFTLKRVEPSYARGHSVMIDAPKLEYLSLMDYYHFRSFEIASVAESLKVDIGVQFELMTDYLSEQKIIYNLLNNFSGVKYMTISWKTLQFIYNSPQTNFLPKFHGLTRLRVTICLNASSELLPIVLESCPNLKHLTLELLIHYPEVVIARLSTVLPPCLVSSLESVEMKSPVTEIATELDLARYFMRNSTTLKKLVLRLYQSSTGEKHRPGVLDQLIESPRLSSLCQFEVIPVVPISESSIA, encoded by the exons ATGGAGGAGGAGCTCTTTGATAAGTCCCTAAAGCG gtaTCTGATCAGGTTAGGTGTCTATTCTAGTTCAgttcgagaagaagaagaaggagttgTTATCAGAATGGAAGATATGATAAGCTCGTTACCTGAACCGTTGTTATGTCACATACTCAACTTTCTTACAACTGAGCAAGCTGTTCGGACAAGTGTTTTGTCCTCTAGATGGAGACATATCTGGAAATTGGTTCCTAGATTAGAACTAGACAGAGCTGATTTCAGAGACAACCGAGACTGTACGTATTTCATCGACAAGTTTCTTGCTTTCCAAGGCAAGCCCTACTTGCGTGAGTTCAAGTTGACCATTGACCAAGGTGTCTTTGGTTTTGCTGTTTCTCGGTACGACTCGTGTCTCGGTAGAGTGTTGGATATGCGGAGGCTTGAACGTTTCCAAGTCGAGAATAAGTTCGGGCGTGGGGCCTTTTATGACTTCCGGACACAGTTAACACTTTCTGTGTGCGAGGCATTGGTATGTTTAAAGCTCCATTTCGTTAGGCTGAATGAGTTCGAGTCTCTTTCCTTGCCCTGTCTCAAGATCATGTTCTTGGAAGACGTTGTTATGCCTTGCGACGCTGCTGCAGAGGAGTTGATCTCCTGCTCTCCGGTTCTTGAAGTCTTGAAAATATGCCTCGCACTGTCACTGAAGAGCTTCACTTTAAAACGAGTGGAACCTTCTTATGCTCGTGGACATTCGGTAATGATTGATGCCCCGAAACTTGAGTATCTGAGTCTCATGGATTACTACCATTTCAGAAGCTTTGAGATAGCCAGTGTGGCTGAGTCTTTAAAGGTTGATATCGGTGTTCAGTTTGAGCTGATGACTGATTACTTGTCGGAACAGAAGATCATCTACAATCTTCTCAACAACTTTTCAGGTGTTAAATATATGACCATATCATGGAAAACTCTGCag TTTATATATAATTCCCCTCAAACGAACTTTCTCCCCAAATTTCATGGCTTGACTCGTTTGCGTGTCACTATCTGCTTAAACGCATCCAGTGAACTATTGCCAATCGTTCTTGAGAGCTGCCCCAATCTGAAACACTTGACACTG GAATTGTTAATTCATTATCCAGAAGTAGTGATAGCTAGACTCTCCACTGTGCTGCCTCCTTGTTTGGTATCGTCTCTTGAATCTGTTGAAATGAAAAGTCCGGTCACGGAGATAGCTACTGAACTGGATTTGGCTAGATACTTTATGAGGAACTCGACAACACTCAAGAAGCTCGTACTACGTTTGTATCAGTCTTCTACTGGAGAGAAACACAGGCCTGGTGTCTTGGACCAACTCATTGAATCTCCTAGACTCTCTAGTTTGTGTCAGTTCGAAGTTATTCCAGTGGTTCCAATCTCAGAATCATCTATAGCCTGA